Sequence from the Lacerta agilis isolate rLacAgi1 chromosome 6, rLacAgi1.pri, whole genome shotgun sequence genome:
AATAAAGAGTTTACAAGGTGCATTGTGACAATGTAAAAAACCAACAAACGAAAAACCTTGGGAGAAAGCTGGTAGCTTCAAAATTAATACCAGATTTATACTGGCAACATTTTGCTAtcttttattattcattaaaaatGTTACTTGTAAAAATAGGCAGCAGCTGTCCCCATTGTCTAATCCAGCAACTCCAGCAAGAGAGATTCTCACATGGGAAGACACCTGCACTGACTGCCCATGAATATTTGGCTCCCCATTTCTATCTGCATTGGTGACCCCAAACTAGCCAGATGCATTTTTCAATGGAATGGGGACATGTGCCTACTTCTGGGTTATTATGTGGGACTAGCTGCCCATGACTACAGTTTGCCTGGAGCCTGTGCTGCCTAATCATCATCACCCTCTCCTGTTTTAGAATTCATATTGGACTGACTCAGAAGATAGCTTTATTAGCATGTGCCATCCACATTATTACCCCAGCAATATAAACAGAAGCCTGAGATACATGTAATTGTGCCTGCAATACTGTTGCCAACTCAACAAGGAAGATATGAAAGTGTCTGATTTTGGTCAGAGGCATGTACGTGTTCTTTTAAGCATTTGCATAAAATTAAATATTCTATATATACTTACAAACTGAAATTCAGTAGCTGACCCAGCTCCAGCCTCTGCCTTCTTGTCAGCACCAGCTAAGAAGAAAAAATACTCCACATTATTCAAGACAAGGAGTACCACATAGAGACATATCTATAATatttgaaagcatttttaaagtgtCAGACTGCTAACAGTCACGATATTATTTAGGCATACGTTACTTATGCAAGTTGattgcataaataaaatattcctgcCCTACAAATGCTCTTGTCCTGGCAGCATCCCTTTCCTACTCTGGGAAGCTTGACAAGCCCAGCCAACCTTCCCACCAGTTTAGAATATAAGCAGAGGGGAATTGTACCATTATGTCACACTTCACTTTTTATCTTAGCACAACTCCAAAGCACAACTGGAGGGATTATTGCAAAAGCCCAGGATTAGGGCTGTGTTGCACTACCCTGCTCATGCGCTCATATTCAGAGACTGTCCAACTCCCAACAGGGGAGGATTCCTAGGGACCAGCAACCACGTTTTGGCTGGTTCCCAAGGCCAGCCAATACGTGCTGTATTTCCTCCaaactttaaataaatgaaaagctaGGTAAATGTACACGAAAACAATGACAGAGACAGGTTAACCTCTTGTTTTAAACACTTACGAGGAGCAGCACTGCGTCTGTAGGTGTCCCTGTCAGCCTCTCCCCGTGTAAGGCGAGCAGGACGCTCACCCTCCAACCCTGTAAAGGTAAAAACAGGACAAATCAATCAAGAAGCTTTCAGCTTAACAGTCATAGCATTTTAAGTTGTTCTTCAAAAATGTATATTATTTAAAATTAAGTCAGTTGTATTTATTAACCACATTGTGTAACAGTGTGTTGATGAAACATTTTTATTACAAGGTAAAGGACTTCAAAAATACCAAATACATTTTTCCCTTGAAAAGCACTATTTTTTTAACAGTTCAGCTGAAAGCTAATACATTTGGACCACTCTTAACCTCTTTCAATTCAATGGAGGTCTATGCTTCAAACTACCAAAACATGCAACTCACCAGGTAGACTTGAACAACACAATTTGGCAACTCGATGCACTACTTTAAGGCTACAACTGAGAATGTAATGAGATGTACTAGGAAGAAGGTGGATAAAAACAGAACAACCACCTTCACCATGATCTCTAAGCATTATTTGAGGCATGAGCAACCGTCACTGCCTTCAACCTGTGGGGCTGAATTCCTGGTAGTGTTGAATGCTAACCTTACAGTGAATTCCCTATTTGCAAGTTAAGTTGATACACACAAAGTCACTTGTCAGAAAGCAGGCAGTACATGGCTGTTGTATCCAAAGTAGCTGCCTCCCCTGTACATTTAAAACCAGACTAGATTTTCATCAATTGGGAACTGGTTATGGTCAAAATTCTGTACATGGTTGGGCTTACAGCTGCATGAAACTGAAAACAGATCCAAGAGACCTCTGCTATTGTGATAGATGAATCTATAGCAGCAACACTCCACTAATAACTGAATGCACTATCAAATATGTAAGAATCACCTAATCAAGtaaagttgtaccttggatcctgaacgccttggaagttttggctcctgagcaccgcaaacccagaagtgagtgttccggtttgcatatgttctttggaacccaaacatccaacagggcttccgcagcttccaattggctgcaggagcttcctgcagccaatcaaaagctgcactttggtttccaaacattttggaagtcaaacagacttccggaatggattctgttcgacttccaaggtatgactgtatacaactGCCTGTAAGCTTATTCGATACGTCAACATGAGAGTGCAAAGCATGTGTAAAAACCATAGGAAATCAATTCAAACAGAACTCTGCTGAATGTGTCACAGTTTAAAACTGTACATGGCCTTGATGTGGTAAGTTTAAATTATTTTCTCTTCAAGGCAAAACAAAAGAGTTAGTAGTCTGACCAATATCATTCTTATGACTGTGCTTATATGACCAAAGAAACTTTTTAGGACTGATTCACCTGGACAAACTAGAGGTAAATTAAGCTAGAAACACTTTATTAAAAAATTTTTCTAAGATACCATGTCTCCAATAGATTCACACCTACAAGGATAATGAAACACCTCCATTTCCAGCCCTGAAATGTATTTGGCAAAGTCAGGCTTCTTAACACTATGCTTCCTTAATTTAGCTCCAATAAAATATAGCTGTCTTGGATGTAGAAATGAATAGGGGTAAGGAGTCTTAGTTAGCAAAATACAAATGAATGCAATAAACTgtttgttcctgcattgcaggggaatggattagatggcccttggggtcccttccaactcaacaattctgatTCCTAAAGTCAATGGCCTAGTAATTTGTACAAGCTGAACTCATAGTATCTGCAACCTATCAGACACTTGCCCTTCTGTAACAGTGCATTCACATAGCTGAAGGCAAATCCCAGCAGAAATACTTAATGTCTGTGTCCTAGTCTTAAGAGTTAGAGGACTTTGTGAGAACCACATTAACAAATCCAAGTGCTTTTGCCAAACTGTAATTCTTGCTTCATCCAAGGAAAGCAATTCTGGACACTACGTCAACAGCAAATCCAGGCAGGTAATGTGAATTAAAGCTTACCTTTTGGCCGTGGTCGTCCAGTTTCAGGACGACTGCGACGCAAGGTGGCAGGCACAATTTCAGGTGGCAGATGGAGATAGTCCCTCAAGTACTGGATGCCCTCATTGGTCAAATACCAGTAGAAATGCCTCCATGCAAACTGCTCCTTCACATAACCACGAGATTTCAGCGACTAAGAAGACAGAAGTCTAGTTATAATTATTGTTAATACTTATTTGTTCACAGCAATTGTTAATAACTTTAATTAACACTAACAACTTTCTACATATTGAACTCTACATGCAAACATTAGTGGCAAAAGCAGAAGGAAGCTCATCGTcagggatggggagaggggaaCGAATCGACGCCAGTTTTAAAAGATGGATTATGTTGTATAATGAGATTGCACATGTTTATGTAAGTGTTCTGTAAAATATGTCAAGTATTTGGTATTCCCTTTCTTCCCACCACCATGTTAATAAAACTGTTAGGCACCTTTAGGCTTCCCTACCTTACTAGCCTAGCTTTCAACCTTTTCAGATCCAGAACTCACTCTTAATTCCAATTGGCAACATAGGACccaatttaaaattatttactgCAAAGATCTTTCAGGGAGGTGAAAGTTGCACTTCCTGCACTCACTTCTTCTATGCAACTATTAGAGATGAACAACATTCAGAAAATGTTGGTGATGCTACTGGTGCAACTCACTTAAGGTCAGGGTGCAACATTCCAGTTGAAAGCCAGTGCCTTACCTGCATTGCTTTCATGACATGGAGGTTGGGCACATTTTTGTCTGCCAGTTCTGGGTGTTTAGGCATATGAACATCTTTCTTAGCTACCATCACTCCCTCCTTAAAAAGGAGTTCGTAGATGGCAATGCGGTTTTTTTTAGGCATCAACATCTGCAGGAAAATATAGATTACATTTTAAAGAGCCCCCCTTTTttagttctctctcacacacacacacacacacacacaccaggctttCTCAAGAAAATGGTACAAAGTAATCCAGTACGTTATTTTACTgctctgttggaagctgaagagtaTGAAAGAAAAGGTGCTTACATTAAAATGTTGTATACCTCAATTTTAAGCAACGCTAGACAAGACCTGTCATagcaaactgccttataccaaatcagactttttccatttagctcagtatcatctctTAAGTGTCTCATCAGAAAGTATTCGCTCTATTCATCATCTACCACCCGATTCTTTAAAATATTGATATGAATTGAACATGGGACCCTTTGCACTGACCTACACTTTCTCTGGCAACATCAGTGCAGAATACTCATATAAGCAAGTTCCATATAAACAACAGGCGCTCAATGCAGCCTCCACTAACCATTAAAGCAAGAGTCAAGTTTGATGATATTGAGAACTTTTGACTTGAAAGCTGTAATCTTAAGATACTGTATACTTATTTACTCCAACTCAGTGTGACTTTCTTCCAAATAACTATAGTATCAGGCTATTAAGACAGTTTCACATAAAAGCTTCCTTAGCAAAGCCCCCATTTTTATCATTAGCCTAATTGTAAGACCATAATTGTCCCCTTCATAATGTCTTCATTTAAAGCCATAAAGCGGCCTCTCACCACTCCCTGGTTTGCAGAACACGTTCAGGGACACACAACTTCCATTTTACGATACGCTTATTATATACCATGCACATGCTCCTCGAGGGAGACGGGCGCGAGGGCTAAGCTAGTGTTAAGTCTCCCAAGCCCACACGCACTCCTACTTCAACTCTAGAGGAGCCGCGCGGCCTGGCTTAACAAACTGCCGCCTTCCAACCGGGCACCCAATCCCCGCCCCCCATCCATGCCCCGTTTTCTATCTCCGACTCCCCTCCGGCCAAAACGAGCCTGGCAGGGAGGAAGAGCAGAGCGCCCAGGCGTAGCAAAATGAGGAGCGGGGCCGACCAGGCACAGGATGGGGGCGATGCGGGGAAGATGGGGCGTCCAGAGCAAGGCCTTACCGTGGCGGCGGCAAGAGGCTCGAACGCTGGAAAGGAAGGAGCATGCGCAGTGCGAGCACTTCCTCCCTTAGAAGGACCCTTGCGTTTAAGGAGGTGGCTATTGCGCTGCCCGAGAGTTCCGTTCTCTGTGTCCCTGCTCAACTATCGTGGACCCGGAAATAGAGAAAGCGTCTGATTATAAATACTAGTCTAATCGCTACTCAGGGAAGCCGTAATTCTAGCTGTCTCTGATGTATGTTACTTTATTTTCGTgtgaaaattctttttttttaaaccataaaTATACAATGAAGACCCAAAACTGTAATAAGTAATGATGTCTCTAATTAACCTGTTATGTACACTTCTTTATTTCATACATTACCTAGCAAAAGACAGCTAGGCCTAGCATTTGCTGCATTAAAGCAGTCTTGGGAATAAGGAAGTACTGGGGCTTGAATCAATTTTGTGCTTAGAATCTGAGTGCTGCTGAGGCCTTTTCTATACTGATGTATTGGTGCAGCAAATTAATTACAACGTTGCATTCATATACACTGGTGCCTTTCAATTGGGCTCCCGTAGTTGCACACTTGCtaggggctgcctttgaagaccaTTCAGAAACTTGTAACTGGCACAAGATGTCACCCTCCCATTCCTGACGGGTGTCAGGTGGTCAAAGCATACTACACCTATTTTGGTCAGTTGCACTGGTTGCCAGCACATTTCCAGAGCcacaccactggtatgtggcccttgggaatggaatgtggccctcaggttgaaatAACCGGTAGGTTTCTCACCACTGgcctaggattgccatatttcaaaaagtgaaaatctggacacaagggggggggagagaggtttttgagctatttttaagtaaattcgccaaaatctactcTTCctacatgggttgccatatgtctggattttcccagacatttaagTGTTTTCTGCCCAGGCACTGTTTCCGACGGccgaatcctggcaatgtttgggaaattccagacgtatggcaaccctagattatCATCATCAGTTAATGTCATTTAATAATGCCAGCCTACCTGTCCCTCAAAATCTCCATCAGAGAGTCTACTTAGAAGTCTTATCCCATGTATCCTGTCAGTCAGCTGAAGGTCTACTTTTCCCATGGCATTCTTGATGGGCTAAACTGAGCGCCTTTGGGAGCAAGGGTGGGGtgtcaatttaataaataaataaaataaaataaaagctgggGTCATAAATGGGCTGCTAGGCTGAAGCCATCTGAATTTTTATTGCTACAGTTTCATTGTTTggcaattataaataaatattttaaatggttttatattgtgtttgGCTTTGTATTTGCATTTATGTTATGAGATGCTTTGTGAAGCATGTGCTTAAAAAGTGAGctataaatcatttaaataaagaagtaaggaaaaaaatattacagaAGGAAAAAATGCAGGATGTAGGGCATGCAGAGGACTGGGCTGTGCAAGTAAACACAGAATGCAACAGTAATTGTCTGCAAAGGGGTTTATGCAGAGTCTATGCCTGTACTGTACAGCTGCATGAGATCCTGCATCCCTGCAAGGGTCAACATTTTGAATTGAAGGAATTAAGGGAGCTACAGACCCTGATAATTCTACATTAAGCTTATAACATAAAAATACTGACCGTTCACAAGAGCAATAATTGGTGATAACTCAAGCATCTTTGCTATATTATTTAACACTGGTGGTGGGAGAGGTGACTCTTTCTTGATTTCCTAATATATTCTAGTTCAACAATTTTACCTTGCAGTGAAGTCTTTGAAATTCTCTTCTCATCCCTAGGTTTAAATATCTGTTATGTGGCCTGTAGTTGCTGGTGAGTAGCTATTCAGATAAAGTAGCTGTGTGCGATGAAGAACAGGTTTCCCACCTACGACTGGTAACCAGTTGACCTTGGCTCTCCTCACTCTCTTGAAAATATTTGACTTCCTGAGTTCTTATAGAAATGCCATGGTGAAATTGTTTGGTATGATTGGTCAAATACAGTTACCAAGGAAATATGcgtgaaaatgctttttctgtatgTAAAGATTAAACAAaacttccttttctccctctgggGTATGGGAAACTTTCATAAACTATGGTCCTGCCCACAGAAGACCAGAAGGGGGCAGtgtaattattaaaataaactAGGTTCCTGAACTTTTCACCAAGGCGGGCCTTAAATGATTCTTAATAAGTGATGTAGAAACAAAATATCCTCCCTCTTTCTACTGGTCCACTCTCACACTTCTGTCATGCTTCACTGAGCTAAAATAGTCACTGAGTACTTCTTTCCCCCCTCATTGTTATTAAGAAATGCAATGGATAAAAATACATATGTTTACTGCAAATAGTACAAGCTAAGGTAGGGAAATTGGTGCAGGGTCCTGATCTAGTTCAGGCACACATTCTGTATCAGGGCCCCATGactgctttttcttcaaaataaaagtgaCTGGTTTAaaagcatgctttttaaaaagtgtgaatcATCTTGCTTTCAAAGTATATCAAGGAGTATTTTCTTTTTGGCCCCCGGCAGCTGTGTTGTGGGATGCCACAGGACTCCATCCTTTCCTCGATGCTATGTAACATGTATATGAAATCATTGGGCGCTGTCATTAGAAGATTTTGTGCAAGGTGTCATCAGTATGATGATGATGCTATCCAGCTTTATTTCTGTGTAAATAAAGAAGCCATTCAAGCCCTAGGCCGgtggctggatgagggccaacaaACTGATTCTGAATTCTGGCAAGCCACAGGTATTGTGGGTGAGCAGTACCCAAGTCTGGATAATTGGTCAATCACTTGCTTGGAAGGGGTCATACTCCCTCTGAAAGAGGAGGTTCATAGTTTAGGGATGCTAATTGATCCATCTCTGTCACTAGAGGCCTAGGTGAGCCCAGTAACTAGGAATGCCTTCTACCAGCTTTGATTGTGAACATCTCCAAATCTTCTGGTTGGCCCGGAAGATGCAGCCAGTGTCAAATGCAATGGCTAGACTGTTGGCACAGAATATCACCATCATGTTATGCTATTGCTAAAATAATTGCACTGGCTGTCAATGAGCTgccaggctaagttcaaggtaCTAGTGCTAATGTACGAAGCCTTTACAGCTCAGGAGTAGGCTGCCTAAAATCCTGTATCACCTTTCTATATCAAAGAGGTGCTCCTGCAGATGCCATCCCAGCAATAGGTCTGCCCCGTACAATGTAGGAACCAGATTTTTAGTGTagcagcacctgccctttggaacttcctcccaTGGAATATTAGACAGGCACCATCTCTATTAGCTTTTTGGTGACTGTTTAACACCTTCCTCTAACAACAAGCATTCTTAAGTGGACATTTTTAATCCCAGTCTTTATCTGCATCAGACTGGAAATTGTAATTTAcatgtttttgttgttaattGATTTAGGCTGCTTCATGGGAGGcatttcataaatgaaatgaaataaataatatggtCTTATGGGTGGGAGTTATCAATATCAGAGTCTACCTTAAGCACACTTCATTGGGAGGATGGCATTCATAGAGCTGTATCTTCACAAGAGCCCTTCCAAGCCTTGAAAACATTCATTATAGTTTTGCACATGTAAGCCGATCTTCTCCCATGTACCAGCACCTCTGCACTCTTTTAAAAACTGTGCCTGCTGATTTCTGTCTGTTGTTCAGCTCTTAAGAGCGACAGACCTTAGGGCGGAGGTGGCAACCCTAGATGTTAAATAGAAGCCACTGCACTTTTCAGATTAAGTGATATGGTATTTGGCTTCCACTCCTCAACCTTTCCAGGAGAACAGGGAAACTAGCAGATTTTCTTGCTGATCAATTCAAGCATCATGTGGCTCCACCTGACATCCAGCTCAGGATTCTGActggacaaaaaaaacccactttccAGGTGATTTCCTCCAAATAATCCcgagaagtgtagtttgttacgggtggTGGGAGCTGTCGCTCTGTGAGGggtacatttcccaggattctctgggggaagtcatgtgctctaaatgtatagtgtgggCCTGCTTAAAAGTTACCGGTACTCTTCATGTTCCTTCCCTTTTAAACTCTTTCTAAAAGTCTGTGTCAGAGCAGTGGAGAGAGGGGGCTCCTCTACACCAGCCTAGTTTCATCATAGTCATGTACCAGTTTAACATATCACATTGCATTTATGCCACCAATCAGGGACTGTGTAAAGGAGGATGAATAATACAGGAGAAGGGTAGCAGTCAGATTTGCCTGAGGAGACAGTGAGAGAGAGGTTCCCCAGAGGACTGTCAATGCTGTCCCTGCTCAAATAACTACAGTATGCTCTTGTTTCTGGTGCACCAACCAACACAGAGCCACTTACGTACTAGATGCAAGGTATGAAGGAAAGGGTGTCTGTAACATCTCAAATCAATGCCAGAGGGCAGGTGTGAGAATCCCAACCCCCATTTATATACTCCATGCTAATGTAAAAGGAAGAAATTAACATCACAGACTAAAGCTGCATACCACATTTGGATCTGTGTCCTGTTCTGTGCTCCCTCTTTTACTTTTCCTTGTTTCATATATTCACCTACACCCATCTAGAATTATTACTGTgaatccttcctcctcctcttttgcctCCTCTGGATAAAATGCATGTGGTATTGCCA
This genomic interval carries:
- the RPS10 gene encoding 40S ribosomal protein S10, with the protein product MLMPKKNRIAIYELLFKEGVMVAKKDVHMPKHPELADKNVPNLHVMKAMQSLKSRGYVKEQFAWRHFYWYLTNEGIQYLRDYLHLPPEIVPATLRRSRPETGRPRPKGLEGERPARLTRGEADRDTYRRSAAPPGADKKAEAGAGSATEFQFRGGFGRGRGQPPQ